From a single Ignavibacteria bacterium genomic region:
- a CDS encoding response regulator transcription factor: MTRILIVEDEAHMRMGLADNLEFEGYEVDQAEEGMEGLKKILENEYSLILLDVMLPNMSGFEICKKIRTKGISTPLILLTAKGEEIDKVRGLEMGADDYITKPFSLMELLARVKAVLRRGGMNSSGKTSAMAKIGRLEVDFPSYNAFSDGCQVQMSHKEFEILKYLYEHKNRVVSRDDLLKNIWGYEERVTTRTVDNFILKLRQKIEEDHEHPQVILTVHGTGYKLLG; the protein is encoded by the coding sequence ATGACCAGAATTCTGATTGTTGAAGATGAAGCCCACATGAGGATGGGGCTTGCAGACAACCTTGAGTTTGAGGGCTACGAGGTGGATCAGGCAGAAGAAGGTATGGAGGGCTTAAAGAAGATACTTGAAAATGAGTACAGCCTGATCCTGCTGGACGTGATGCTTCCAAACATGTCGGGTTTTGAGATCTGCAAAAAAATCAGGACAAAGGGAATTTCAACGCCGCTAATCCTTCTTACGGCAAAGGGTGAAGAGATTGATAAAGTCAGAGGTCTTGAGATGGGGGCTGACGATTACATAACAAAGCCATTTAGTTTAATGGAGCTCCTTGCGCGTGTAAAAGCCGTATTAAGAAGAGGCGGGATGAACTCTTCAGGAAAGACGTCCGCCATGGCAAAGATCGGGAGGCTTGAAGTTGACTTCCCTTCCTACAACGCCTTTTCGGACGGCTGCCAGGTGCAGATGTCGCACAAGGAATTTGAGATATTAAAATATCTTTACGAGCACAAAAACAGGGTTGTCAGCCGCGACGACCTGTTAAAGAACATATGGGGCTATGAAGAAAGGGTTACAACGCGTACGGTGGACAATTTCATTTTAAAGCTGCGTCAGAAGATAGAAGAAGATCACGAGCACCCGCAGGTGATCCTGACTGTGCACGGAACGGGCTACAAATTGTTGGGGTAG